The following are from one region of the Phormidium sp. PBR-2020 genome:
- a CDS encoding MAPEG family protein, protein MFIQWSDSLILLLAIAIAAALIYLPYLWVGYARFRVGYDLAAPRAMFDRLPAYAQRATWAHQNSFETFLPFAAAAFMAYITNAGSATTTWAALVFLGSRVAYSACYILNVPLLRSASFIVGSLATLLLFAVGLDAAGFHPSL, encoded by the coding sequence ATGTTTATCCAATGGTCTGACTCGCTGATCTTGCTGTTGGCGATCGCGATCGCGGCAGCATTAATTTATTTGCCCTACCTTTGGGTCGGCTATGCTCGCTTTCGGGTGGGATATGATCTCGCTGCCCCGCGTGCTATGTTTGATCGTCTCCCGGCTTATGCGCAACGGGCCACTTGGGCACATCAGAATTCTTTTGAGACGTTTCTGCCGTTTGCAGCGGCAGCGTTCATGGCTTACATCACGAACGCAGGATCAGCGACAACGACCTGGGCGGCCTTGGTGTTCTTGGGGTCTCGTGTTGCCTATTCGGCCTGTTATATCTTAAATGTGCCGCTGTTACGGTCAGCCTCGTTCATTGTCGGCAGTCTAGCCACGTTGCTGCTGTTTGCGGTTGGCTTGGACGCTGCGGGATTCCATCCCAGTCTCTAA
- a CDS encoding DNA recombination-mediator protein A, with product MSQTTETSEKVDVFLQELAAIQQSGSKRIAILGSRHVPITHQHLIEVMSYALVLGGNRLITSGATGTNSAAIRGAMRADPNQLTVILPQSLKRQGKESRKQLDQVMHLVEHPEHDELSLAEASANCNLEIISRCQQLICFAFHDSHTLLQTCRDAEDQRKIVTLFYFD from the coding sequence TTGAGTCAAACTACAGAGACTTCCGAGAAAGTTGACGTTTTTCTACAAGAGCTGGCTGCTATTCAGCAGTCCGGTTCCAAACGCATCGCGATTCTCGGGTCGCGTCATGTTCCTATCACTCATCAACATCTGATTGAAGTGATGAGTTATGCCCTGGTTTTAGGAGGAAATCGCCTAATTACCTCAGGGGCAACCGGCACCAACTCCGCCGCAATTCGCGGAGCTATGCGTGCTGATCCCAATCAGTTGACCGTGATTCTTCCGCAAAGCCTAAAGCGTCAAGGGAAGGAGTCCCGCAAACAACTCGATCAAGTCATGCATTTGGTAGAACATCCGGAACATGATGAGTTGTCCCTCGCTGAAGCCAGTGCCAACTGTAACTTGGAGATTATTAGCCGCTGTCAGCAGTTGATTTGCTTTGCCTTCCATGACAGTCACACCTTGCTGCAAACCTGCCGGGATGCGGAAGACCAGCGTAAAATTGTGACCCTGTTTTATTTCGATTGA
- a CDS encoding phosphotransacetylase family protein, whose protein sequence is MPNPPKYLIVGSIEPYSGKTSSLLGLAHQLQKSGLEFAIGQPLASVSSSSEAPTLIKAEVDFVAQQLHLSGDRVQSPVLTLSPEMLAKRLQGKDATDYMALVQGLPTPDVDLVMWEGPTSLSEGRSFGLSLPQLAEGVEAAVLLVVRYDSMLTIDRVLSAKAQLGDRPLGIILNNVPTDELDQVQTGVQPFLERSGITVVGILPHSALLRSVSVQDVVKNLEAAVLCGKERLDLMIESIQIGAMSVNSAVKYFQQSLNTAIVTGGDRADIQLAALETATHCLILTGHHLTPSDLVLNRAEEVEIPVISVERDTLTTVEILDAMFGRTPVREPMKLDYIYQMAQEHLHVDRLLTLLELKDPG, encoded by the coding sequence GTGCCGAACCCCCCCAAATATCTAATCGTTGGGTCGATTGAACCCTATAGTGGCAAAACCTCGAGTCTCTTAGGACTGGCGCATCAACTGCAAAAAAGCGGTCTTGAGTTCGCCATTGGACAACCCTTGGCTTCGGTCAGTAGCTCATCTGAAGCGCCAACGCTGATTAAAGCCGAAGTGGATTTTGTCGCTCAACAGTTACATCTCAGCGGCGATCGCGTGCAGTCTCCAGTGTTGACCTTATCGCCGGAGATGTTGGCCAAACGGCTGCAAGGAAAAGATGCCACCGATTACATGGCCCTAGTCCAAGGTTTGCCTACCCCCGATGTAGACTTAGTGATGTGGGAAGGACCCACTAGCTTATCGGAGGGACGTAGCTTTGGATTATCTTTGCCACAACTGGCAGAAGGGGTTGAGGCTGCCGTCTTGTTGGTGGTTCGCTATGACTCAATGTTGACCATTGACCGAGTTCTCTCCGCTAAGGCTCAGTTGGGCGATCGCCCCTTAGGGATTATCCTCAACAACGTCCCCACGGACGAGTTAGATCAAGTTCAGACTGGCGTACAACCCTTTCTGGAACGCTCGGGCATTACGGTGGTCGGTATTCTACCCCATAGTGCCTTGCTACGCAGTGTCAGTGTCCAGGATGTGGTCAAAAATCTTGAGGCCGCGGTGCTTTGTGGCAAGGAACGTCTCGATTTGATGATTGAGAGCATCCAGATTGGCGCCATGAGCGTTAACTCGGCGGTGAAATACTTTCAGCAAAGCCTTAATACCGCCATTGTTACGGGGGGCGATCGTGCGGATATCCAACTCGCCGCCTTAGAGACGGCAACTCACTGTCTCATCCTCACGGGACATCACCTAACCCCAAGTGATCTAGTTCTCAATCGGGCCGAAGAGGTGGAAATCCCAGTCATCTCCGTTGAACGAGATACCCTCACCACCGTCGAAATTCTCGATGCCATGTTTGGCCGAACCCCCGTCCGAGAACCGATGAAGCTGGACTACATCTATCAAATGGCTCAAGAACACTTACATGTTGACCGGCTCCTGACCCTACTGGAGTTGAAAGATCCAGGATAA